One Deinococcus grandis DNA window includes the following coding sequences:
- the alr gene encoding alanine racemase: MTLAARAHAHLSEAALHGNLTHLSRRAATPLLLPVKANAYGHGLREIVTLAARHPDVWGFAVATPREAAQVAALHTGRPTLLLTPPTPAEVPVLADLGVRLPVASLAEADALPAHARAHLKVDTGMNRLGARPEEAIRVGARLAERGLLEGAYTHFATADEPDLSFAYDQLRRFRTVLDALPATSQPLLAHAANGGGILSFGALPGMRLARPGLTSYGFAPPHLRAALPLRPVMTLTAQVTHLHTAHAGETVSYGGLWRAPHDTRVATVGIGYADGYPRGATGRAHVLIAGQRRPVLGRICMDQLMVDATGLDVQLGDPVTLWTDHDLTVTDVAAWGDTIEYEVLTGLGERVDRVVGSGE, from the coding sequence ATGACGCTCGCCGCCCGCGCCCACGCCCACCTCAGCGAGGCTGCCCTGCACGGCAACCTGACCCACCTGTCCCGCCGCGCCGCCACGCCGCTGCTGCTGCCCGTCAAGGCCAACGCGTACGGGCACGGCCTGCGCGAGATCGTCACCCTGGCCGCCCGCCACCCGGACGTGTGGGGGTTCGCGGTCGCCACGCCCCGCGAGGCCGCGCAGGTCGCCGCGCTGCACACCGGGCGACCCACGCTGCTCCTCACCCCACCCACCCCAGCCGAGGTGCCCGTCCTGGCCGACCTGGGCGTCCGCCTGCCCGTCGCCTCCCTGGCCGAAGCCGACGCTCTGCCCGCCCACGCCCGCGCGCACCTGAAGGTGGACACCGGCATGAACCGCCTGGGCGCCCGCCCCGAGGAGGCCATCCGGGTCGGCGCCCGCCTCGCCGAACGCGGCCTGCTGGAAGGCGCGTACACGCACTTCGCCACCGCCGACGAACCCGACCTGAGCTTCGCCTATGACCAGCTGCGCCGCTTCCGGACCGTGCTGGACGCCCTGCCCGCCACGTCGCAGCCCCTGCTGGCCCACGCGGCCAACGGTGGCGGCATCCTGTCCTTCGGGGCGCTGCCCGGCATGCGCCTCGCCCGGCCCGGCCTGACCAGCTACGGCTTCGCGCCACCGCACCTGCGCGCCGCGCTCCCCCTGCGGCCGGTCATGACCCTCACCGCGCAGGTCACGCACCTGCACACCGCCCACGCCGGAGAGACCGTCAGCTACGGCGGCCTGTGGCGTGCCCCACACGACACCCGGGTCGCCACGGTCGGCATCGGCTACGCCGACGGGTACCCCAGGGGCGCCACCGGCCGCGCCCACGTCCTCATCGCGGGTCAGCGTCGCCCCGTCCTGGGCCGCATCTGCATGGATCAGCTCATGGTGGACGCCACCGGCCTGGACGTTCAGCTGGGCGACCCCGTCACCCTCTGGACCGACCACGACCTGACCGTCACCGACGTCGCCGCGTGGGGCGACACCATCGAATACGAGGTGCTGACCGGACTGGGCGAACGGGTGGACAGGGTTGTGGGGAGTGGGGAGTAG
- a CDS encoding M50 family metallopeptidase, with protein MNVVQGIAAALTPLGLLWTVLIIGVATFLHELAHYALARRQGVAVHSFSVGMGPVLLRRQWRGTEWRLSLLPIGGYVEIDGMAPEEDGQGGYRQPTRGFAALPVWGKVAILLAGPLTNLLLAIGLMTVSFSSQGVAVPDRARIEEVVPGSRAQTLDLRVGDVITAIDGQDIPETATVGGRTVAGWEGVRDVLTKDGPHTFTVVRDGQPRDVLFDWTPTLNGERQLLGIRYAPDVQPVSVGAAFIRAWQVTGEAVPQVIQSFAGLFQRFFTLNFTRDENVSGPIGTAEIVSRAAAVSPWALVQVAILLNLSLAFFNLIPIPGLDGGRIVLAFVGALRGRPLTFQQEQAINFAGFAFVMLLMAFVVVRDVSRFF; from the coding sequence GTGAACGTCGTGCAGGGCATCGCGGCGGCCCTGACCCCGCTGGGCCTGCTGTGGACGGTGCTGATCATCGGCGTGGCGACGTTCCTGCACGAGCTGGCGCACTACGCGCTGGCGCGGCGGCAGGGCGTGGCCGTGCACTCGTTCAGCGTCGGCATGGGCCCGGTGCTGTTGCGGCGGCAGTGGCGCGGCACCGAGTGGCGCCTGAGCCTGCTGCCCATCGGCGGGTACGTGGAGATCGACGGCATGGCCCCCGAGGAGGACGGGCAGGGCGGCTACCGCCAGCCCACGCGCGGCTTCGCGGCGCTGCCGGTGTGGGGCAAGGTGGCGATCCTGCTGGCCGGGCCGCTGACGAACCTGCTGCTGGCGATCGGCCTGATGACCGTGTCGTTCAGTTCGCAGGGCGTGGCCGTGCCGGACCGCGCCCGTATCGAGGAGGTCGTGCCGGGCAGCCGCGCGCAGACGCTGGACCTGCGCGTGGGGGACGTCATCACCGCCATCGACGGGCAGGACATCCCGGAGACGGCGACGGTCGGTGGCCGCACGGTGGCCGGGTGGGAGGGGGTGCGTGACGTCCTGACGAAGGACGGGCCGCACACCTTCACGGTGGTGCGCGACGGGCAGCCCCGCGACGTCCTGTTCGACTGGACGCCCACCCTGAACGGCGAGCGGCAACTGCTCGGCATCCGCTACGCGCCGGACGTGCAGCCCGTCAGTGTCGGCGCGGCGTTCATCCGCGCGTGGCAGGTGACCGGTGAGGCCGTCCCGCAGGTCATCCAATCCTTCGCCGGGCTGTTCCAGCGCTTCTTCACCCTGAACTTCACGCGGGACGAGAACGTCAGCGGCCCCATCGGCACCGCCGAGATCGTCTCCCGCGCCGCCGCCGTCAGCCCCTGGGCCCTGGTGCAGGTCGCCATCCTGCTGAACCTCTCCCTGGCGTTCTTCAACCTGATCCCCATCCCCGGCCTGGACGGCGGTCGCATCGTGCTGGCGTTCGTGGGCGCACTGCGCGGCCGCCCCCTGACCTTCCAGCAGGAACAGGCGATCAACTTCGCGGGCTTCGCGTTCGTGATGCTCCTCATGGCGTTCGTGGTCGTGCGGGACGTCAGTCGCTTCTTCTGA
- the dxr gene encoding 1-deoxy-D-xylulose-5-phosphate reductoisomerase: MSLSEGAGRGIAVLGSTGSIGTQTLDVARGRGWRVTALAAGRNVELLAAQVREFRPELVSVDAGVLAQAREALPGVRVIADPVEVASLPTGVVVNAMSGLIGLAPTRAALEAGQAVALATKEAMVTAAHLMWEAAAVGGGRVVPIDSEHTGVFQCLTGEDMVDVAEVILTASGGPFREGPADLSGVTPEQALRHPSWSMGPKVTIDSATLMNKGLEVMECASLYGLPLSQVGVVVHPQSLIHAAVRFRDGSLKAQFGPTDMRLPIAYAVDAAPTGMTRPGDVRGARRGREVGTHLGWPMRGTWEFREPDLDRFPCLGLAYRAGEAGGLLPVALNAADEVAVDAFLAGQIGFTDIPRVLERVLDDTPAGTLTWDTLAEVDAWARTRAQELAANGGRA, from the coding sequence ATGAGTCTTTCCGAGGGTGCAGGGCGCGGGATCGCGGTGCTGGGCAGTACGGGCAGCATCGGCACGCAGACGCTGGACGTGGCGCGGGGGCGCGGCTGGCGGGTGACGGCGCTGGCCGCCGGGCGCAACGTGGAGTTGCTGGCCGCGCAGGTGCGGGAGTTCCGGCCCGAACTGGTCAGCGTGGACGCGGGCGTGCTGGCGCAGGCGCGGGAGGCGCTGCCGGGCGTGCGAGTGATCGCCGACCCGGTCGAGGTGGCGAGCCTGCCGACGGGGGTGGTCGTGAACGCCATGAGCGGCCTGATCGGGCTGGCGCCCACCCGCGCGGCGCTGGAGGCCGGGCAGGCGGTGGCGCTGGCGACCAAGGAGGCGATGGTCACGGCGGCGCACCTGATGTGGGAGGCCGCAGCCGTGGGCGGCGGGCGCGTGGTGCCCATCGATTCCGAGCACACCGGAGTGTTCCAGTGCCTGACGGGCGAGGACATGGTGGACGTGGCCGAGGTGATCCTCACGGCGTCCGGCGGGCCGTTCCGCGAGGGCCCCGCCGACCTGAGCGGCGTGACGCCCGAGCAGGCGCTGCGGCACCCGTCGTGGAGCATGGGCCCGAAGGTCACGATCGACAGCGCCACGCTGATGAACAAGGGGCTGGAGGTCATGGAGTGCGCCAGCCTGTACGGCCTGCCGCTGTCGCAGGTGGGCGTGGTGGTGCACCCGCAGAGCCTGATCCACGCGGCGGTGCGTTTCCGCGACGGGAGCCTGAAGGCGCAGTTCGGGCCGACCGACATGCGCCTGCCCATCGCGTACGCCGTGGACGCCGCGCCGACCGGCATGACGCGCCCCGGGGACGTGCGCGGCGCGCGGCGCGGGCGCGAGGTCGGCACGCATCTGGGCTGGCCGATGCGCGGCACCTGGGAGTTCCGCGAGCCGGACCTGGACCGCTTCCCGTGCCTGGGCCTCGCGTACCGCGCCGGGGAGGCCGGGGGGCTGCTGCCGGTCGCGCTGAACGCCGCCGACGAGGTGGCGGTGGACGCGTTCCTAGCCGGGCAGATCGGCTTCACGGACATCCCCAGGGTGCTGGAACGGGTGCTGGACGACACACCCGCCGGGACCCTGACCTGGGACACGCTGGCCGAGGTGGACGCCTGGGCCCGCACCCGCGCACAGGAACTCGCAGCGAACGGGGGAAGGGCATGA
- a CDS encoding phosphatidate cytidylyltransferase, translating to MESLSSRVLTSVVGFALLSVIVWIGWVALLPALIVVALMCLFEYIRMLDRNDIDVRRVSLGVFTVAIMIASLPLWPHAPWPGGSWREAVLTVALGYMLVVEVIRPGERPLERIVYSMFGLLYIPWLLGYFLMLRYSPDAGDGLLYFALPLMATFAADIGGYFVGYFFGRRKLAPEVSPGKTVEGAVGGLAFSFLVVLALTTFTHVWTPFEALLYSILVASASQLGDLSESLLKRALKTKDSGSSLPGHGGFLDRVDSLLFAVPATYLFLNISVFTR from the coding sequence GTGGAGTCGCTGAGCAGCCGCGTCCTGACGAGCGTGGTGGGCTTCGCGCTCCTGAGCGTGATCGTGTGGATCGGCTGGGTGGCGCTGCTGCCCGCGCTGATCGTCGTGGCCCTGATGTGCCTGTTCGAGTACATCCGCATGCTGGACCGCAACGACATCGACGTGCGCCGCGTGAGCCTGGGCGTGTTCACGGTCGCGATCATGATCGCCAGCCTGCCGCTGTGGCCGCACGCGCCGTGGCCCGGCGGGTCGTGGCGCGAGGCGGTCCTGACGGTCGCGCTGGGCTACATGCTGGTCGTGGAGGTCATCCGGCCCGGCGAGCGGCCCCTGGAGCGCATCGTGTACTCGATGTTCGGGCTGCTGTACATCCCGTGGCTGCTGGGGTACTTCCTGATGCTGCGCTACAGCCCGGACGCCGGGGACGGCCTGCTGTACTTCGCGCTGCCGCTGATGGCGACGTTCGCGGCGGACATCGGCGGGTACTTCGTGGGGTACTTCTTCGGGCGGCGCAAACTGGCCCCGGAGGTCAGTCCCGGCAAGACCGTCGAGGGGGCCGTGGGCGGCCTGGCGTTCAGCTTCCTGGTGGTGCTGGCCCTGACGACCTTCACGCACGTGTGGACGCCGTTCGAGGCGCTGCTGTACTCGATCCTGGTCGCCAGCGCCAGTCAGCTGGGCGACCTGTCCGAGAGTCTGCTCAAGCGGGCGCTGAAGACCAAGGACAGTGGCAGCAGCCTGCCGGGGCACGGGGGGTTCCTCGACCGGGTGGACAGCCTGCTGTTCGCGGTGCCCGCCACGTACCTGTTCCTGAACATCAGCGTCTTCACCCGCTGA
- the frr gene encoding ribosome recycling factor yields MADMKTIQADTREKMGKAIESLENNLSVLRTGRANPGILKKIVVDYYGSTMPIDQVASITTPDARTLVITPWDRGALNPIEKAIRDSDLGLNPNNKGDTIFISLPMLTEERRKDLVKNAKSYSEDARIAVRNIRKHALDEVKKVEGIGDDEIKRGEADVQKITDEFIARVDQTFQKKEQEILG; encoded by the coding sequence ATGGCTGACATGAAAACCATCCAGGCCGACACCCGCGAGAAGATGGGCAAGGCCATCGAATCGCTGGAAAATAACCTCTCGGTGCTGCGCACGGGCCGCGCCAACCCCGGCATCCTGAAGAAGATCGTCGTGGACTACTACGGCAGCACCATGCCGATCGATCAGGTGGCGAGCATCACCACGCCCGACGCCCGCACGCTGGTCATCACCCCCTGGGACCGCGGCGCGCTGAACCCGATCGAGAAGGCCATCCGCGACAGCGACCTGGGCCTGAACCCGAACAACAAGGGCGACACGATCTTCATCAGCCTGCCCATGCTGACCGAGGAGCGGCGCAAGGACCTCGTGAAGAACGCCAAGAGCTACTCGGAGGACGCCCGCATCGCCGTGCGCAACATCCGCAAGCACGCGCTGGACGAGGTGAAGAAGGTCGAGGGCATCGGCGACGACGAGATCAAGCGCGGCGAGGCCGACGTGCAGAAGATCACCGACGAGTTCATCGCGCGCGTGGATCAGACCTTCCAGAAGAAGGAGCAGGAAATCCTCGGGTGA
- the pyrH gene encoding UMP kinase yields the protein MFKRVLLKLSGEFLAGESGFGISPETTAALARRITDALDGTDIELSIVIGGGNLWRGARNGQGMDPATADYIGMLGTVMNAMALQDAMESAGRPTRVMSAIQMAAVAEPYIRRRAIRHLEKGRVVIFGGGNGAPFFTTDTTSTLRALEVGADVVLMAKNKVDGVYDSDPRKNPDAKFIAQATHLQVVEQRLEVMDATALTLCMDKGLPIVVFDLFQEGNLPRLFRGERVGTLIQS from the coding sequence ATGTTCAAGCGTGTCCTGTTGAAATTATCTGGTGAGTTCCTGGCTGGCGAGTCGGGCTTCGGGATCAGCCCCGAGACGACGGCCGCGCTGGCCCGGCGCATCACGGACGCGCTGGACGGCACCGACATCGAACTGTCGATCGTGATCGGCGGCGGGAACCTGTGGCGCGGGGCGCGCAACGGGCAGGGCATGGACCCCGCCACCGCCGACTACATCGGCATGCTGGGCACCGTGATGAACGCCATGGCCCTGCAGGACGCCATGGAGAGCGCCGGGCGGCCCACCCGCGTCATGAGCGCCATCCAGATGGCGGCCGTGGCCGAGCCGTACATCCGCCGCCGCGCGATCCGTCACCTGGAAAAGGGCCGCGTCGTGATCTTCGGCGGGGGGAACGGCGCGCCGTTCTTCACGACCGACACGACGAGCACCCTGCGCGCCCTGGAAGTCGGGGCGGACGTCGTGCTGATGGCGAAGAACAAGGTGGACGGCGTGTACGACAGCGACCCCCGCAAGAACCCGGACGCCAAGTTCATCGCGCAGGCCACGCACCTCCAGGTCGTCGAGCAGCGCCTGGAGGTCATGGACGCCACCGCGCTGACGCTGTGCATGGACAAGGGCCTGCCGATCGTGGTGTTCGACCTGTTCCAGGAGGGCAACCTGCCGCGCCTGTTCCGGGGCGAGCGGGTGGGCACGCTCATCCAGAGCTGA